From the Drosophila simulans strain w501 chromosome 2L, Prin_Dsim_3.1, whole genome shotgun sequence genome, the window TTCAAACGACAATACAAACTGaggaaatacaaataattgtattttttatgcgTAAGGACCGAAGAATTGTGCTAATCATTCACAATAAGTTGCACACCTAGtctgatttatttgttgtataaattttaaatctaAGCAGTAGAGATTTATACTTAAAGACAATTGCGCAGACTATCCAGAGGATTTACTATGGGGtctaattattatttccttGTAACAACTCACAAGCGTTTACTAAATTTATGCTCGGTAAAATGTGCGAAAAATTTGAATTAGTTTTTTATCCTTGATTATCGAtatgaaaatgtttcaattaattgatttattccGTATCTGATACATGATCTATATATCTTTTctgcataaaaatttaaaaatgtaaacaaagaaatatgcatctctttaatatttaacttattaGTTCTCATTTGATTGTTTGATAGAATATTGATTTGATagaataaaaaacatttttggggATATACTTAACTATCCACCACCTCTAGAAATATAAAGATAACCAGCGATCGGTTGACGGCATTTCATAATGACAACTTTCtacaatttatttactaaagtatttgcaacattttaaCCAGCAGTTAAATTGTAGTAAGAACTTGTGTGCTTTGCATAATGTCACCGGGTAATTTTCTGTAAAATTGAACACTACTACtttgaatatatgtatacatataagtACATTAATCGAACACTGTTCAATAGGTGTTGGGTTTTAAGCAAAGAGTATTGTTGACAGGATGAAGTCAACAATCAACACCAACCAAATGGAAGAGTTACTATAAATACGTAATTAGAGGTGGGTGGATGGGGGTGGTATGAGAGACTAGAGAAAGCTTGAAAACAGTacaataaaaacagtacaGTGTTGGGGCTTGGTTTGTTGTGTTCAAAACGAAATTACGGTGATTCTAATAAAGGAATAAAGAGAGCAAAAAGATAGTAGATCGACTGAACTTAGAAGCAAGATTGCTTGATACGGGTATCTATACCTTGAAGAGATTTCGTTGCATTTGGCGTTTAGTGTGCTATCGGAGCACTTCACGGAGGCTGAGGCTGCGGGGCCATTATGGTTGATGCTGGTTTTTTGGAGTTGgtgatttttattgttggtAGCGAAGCCGATTTGGAACTTTTGAGTTTTACCCGCTGACACTGATGGCTGATAGGTTGAGGTGCTAGGGCCTagggcagcggcagcaatCGACGACTTAATATCATTATTCACCCTCGAAGCGCGCGCAGTGTGCGGTGCAAATGAGGAGGGTGTAGCTGTACCAGTGGGAATAGTGGGGACGGTAGTTAGAGAAACTGGAGGGGTTTTGAGGGTTCTAGGGGTACTAAAATCAGGAGTGCTTGACGTTGTTCTTTCTGTTAAAGTGGAATTAGTGGTCACGATGTTAAAAGACGGTAAAACGGATAGTCCCTTGGTTCGGATTGGAAATAGTGTGGCAATAGGCGTGGTATTAGGATGCAACGTCGTCGTGCTAGATTTTAAAGTGGTCGTTACTGGCCGGTCGGTGGGTAAGTACAGTTTCTTGATTTCACCGATAGCGGACCTTAATTCGGGGAGTGAATACTCATTAACGAATTGGGAATTCCCACTCTCATcgctattgctgttgctgtcacTGCCGGAAAGAAATTGCCTCAGTTGCTCAAGGACGTTGGGGGATCTGAACTTCTGTGACGATCCGTTAGGCGATGTTATGTAGCCGGAGTTTTGAAGACTATCTGCTAGTGTGTGCTCCGCCGTTTGCTGTCGGTATTTGTTAGAGTAAAGGAACTTGACAGTTGGACGTTCTGTTATTGCCACCACGTGTTCGGTGGAGCTGTAATCTATTGCAGTTTCTTTTTCGTTAATGCCATTTAGTTGCCTGTCCTCCAAAGGTTTGCTTATTAAAGCCTCGGCTCTTGGCTCGTCCGAAACGCTGGCTTCATTTTCGATTGGTTTATGTTTAAGCGACTTGCTTATTACATTTTTGGAGCCAATGGAGAGATCTTTGGCTTGAAATGTGTCCTCTAATGCCCTGTACTTTTCATGTGGCTTAGATGTTGGCCCACCTAACAAAGACCTCTGATTGCCGATCACTTGTACTCGTTGAGGCTTGGTTTTAGGCAGCGGAATGGGATCATATCCTCCGAGCAATCTAAGCTTGGGTGCATAAGTCGTGGGCTCGTCCCCGCTGTCCCCGAGACTGTTTAAAGTGGCCGCCGTGTATCGAGAGCGCCCACGGGCAGGCTTTGGGGACTGTGATATGTGGATGGCAGAGGAAGCGATTATGGCAGAAACGGTTGTTGAATCTTCAGTCGACGTAATTTCTATAGGAGGTGGTTTCATGGTAGTAGTTGTTGTAGTCGTGGTAGTGGTTCGCAGCATACTTGGAGCAGGACGCTGAGGACTGAATGTGCTTAGTATAGCGTCGCTGACACTAAAGTTGCGTGCGTTTCCTGTCTCCATCGTGGCCAAAACATCTTTACTAGAGTTTCTAACAGACGCCATCATAAAAAGATTCTTTCGTGACTTTGCCGTAGTCTGGAGGAACTCCGAAAAGGCAGGAGCGTTTGTGTACCGGGGTCTGGTTGTGGTCCGTAGTtgatgatggtggtgctgGCGATCTTCATGAAGCAAGTTCTCTAGGCTCTTGTACGGTGAGACAAAATGCATAGCAGGGTTGGCTGTTACACGATTTGGACTTTCCCTAAAATAATTGGAACGCGGCAAATAACCCGCTCTTGGTAGAAAATCCTGTTCTAGGCTAGGCTGCGCCGCAGATTTTGATGTTGTAATGTCTCTGGTAGTGCTGCTAGACTCAGCTACATTTTTAGAAGTTGTAGGAGGAGATGTAGTTGTGGTAACACTAGTAGATGTGCTGAAAGTTGCGACTGTTGGTCTATGAAGTGCTTGTTGAATGATGGGCCTTCCACTACGCCAAATGAGAAGTGGTGGAGCGTATGTTGTAGGTTTGATGTCGACGAACTTCTGAAACAAGTCAGCCAGTGTTGTTGGGCTTGTTGTGGTTGTGCTGGTGGAAAAACTCTTCGTCTTTGTGATCATTGGCTCCATATGCAAACTAAAACCTTTTGATCCACTTTGAAGACTATATTGTAGGGGCTTACTTGGTCGTGTTGTGCTTGTGCTTTCCATTTCTTCCGTTGGTGCTCTCATTTCACCCTTTGTGGGAACTTTGAAACTTTGTGGAGGTACATCAGAATCTACGTATTTCTGAAAACGTTTGGGCTGTGGTTCTGTGTTCCGTGAGCTCGAATCGAACGAGTTGTCATTTTCTCGAAAAGGAATATCCCTGTTAACAAGATTATCTGGCACTTCATTCAGCCGAATGCCACTCGGGCTTGTACCATACGCTGCGGCATTAATAAAATCTAGGAACTTTGACGATGTAGTGGTTTCAAAGGAGCGACTCTTCGGCGGATCAACCGTCTGATTAATTGTATGACTCTTTTCAAAGGCACTTTCAACGTTGTCCGGGCTGCTATTACCGGAGTTGTCCTTTACCAGGGGCCTTTGCGTGGTGGTGGGCGGGGGAGTTAGGGAAGTAATTCGAGCTGAATCTTGGTCTGGAACTGATTCCGAACTTGTGGACTGTTGGGGCGAGTTTGAAAGGTTTTGAGCTTGTGGGTAACCGGTGAAATTTATCCTAGGCTGACTGCTTTGCACTACTCTTGCCAACGACTTAGCAACTTGTTGTAGTTTTGATTGGAGAAAAGGATTTGAATTATAAGTAAGGTGATTAGGAAAAGGTGTGGAGCTGGTCGCGGTCGTGTGAGAGGTACTGGAAGCTTTTGTGGTTGTTTTTGACTTGTCGGGAATATGTTGTTTATATGGCTTATTTGCATGCGCTTTCGAGCTGTTGAAGAGACGTGTATTGGAATAAGTAATCACATAAGTGTTAgtaacttatttaaatacgtATAGAGTCACCTATTTGCCTAGCCTTTTGGTTCTCAGattttttaatacattttgggtttttgttatCGTTTTCGGTTGGGATATAATCTGAGACAACTGCATTTAACGAATAGAAGCATGCTCATGCGTACCTATATTTCGGATAACCTAAACATTATCTTATGAATAGTCATGCAATATATGTGAGTACTTAATCATATTAGAAGgagaaataaaaccaaaataaagtAACATAAGTGTCTAAACAGTCAGCATAGCTTTAGATCCCTGTCACGACGCAAAATATGagtatataaaaatgttttaagttCCGATGTAACTTCGCTGACGCTGTAGATAAATGCATAACATTGCCCTTAGTGTAACTGTGTGATAGCCAAAATTTTAAGCTGCAAGTGGTTTGTAAATATGATATATTACAAGCTTCATAAAAATCGGTTTATGGCTGATCCGCGATTACGTAGAAAGGCGACTGGCAGAGATACTTTTGTTCAGATGTTGTTTCAGGAAGCGATTCCAATGAATAGGTAAAATACCTTGTaagtttttttgttgtcgttgGAGGAAATGTGGATGTGGTTGTTATTGTTGAGGACTGCGTGAACGTAACAGCATGTGTTGTGGTGTTGGAACTCCTTCCTGGCTTCTGGCTTCCGTTATGTGGCGGTGTCGATTTCGTTTTTTGCGATCGTGTTGGTGGAGTCGCGGTGTTCTTGTCGGTATGACCCACAACATTGGCAATTAGGTCAAAGTCTTCGCTACCGGTATGGGGCCTAGACTTGACTTCGGTTAGTAAACGATCCCTCTGGTCATTGTCTTCTGCCGACCCATAGGCGTAGTCGCTAGACCCGCGCTTCGGAGCATAGGGTGTGGTCAGCGTTTCGTAGTATGTGAGTACTTCCGGTGGGGATGCTGTCGTTGTTAGAGTGACAGTGCTCGAGTGGCTGGCTCGGGTATCCAGTTTTTGTATGGCCACATGTTCTGCCCTGATAGATAAATGTATTGTGGTTGGGTGTATAGGTATTGGCTTTGTGGTTGTGTAGAAATTTTGATGCATGTGTAGTGAGAATATGAAGTTTTACACTTGGTAGGGTTCTAACTAGTTTTGCGGGACGAGGTCTAAGGGATACTTCTTATTGCAGGAACTTTCCATGCGTGCAAGGCTGACTGTTTTTCTGGGATTGAGTTTTTTCGTGGATGATCtcttttaaaatgctttttaaattaaggaaTTCCGCGGGCTCAAAGCATTCAATTGGAATTACTTACCTTTGAGGAGAACGTGTTGGCTGATCGTACGTATTATCCTGTTCAATCTAAAATGACAGGTAAACATAAAATTCTTagcatttatatatgtatacatatatattgtttgtGAAAAGAAACGGTATTTAAAAGTGACAATATGAAAAATACCAATATAAATTTGTCTGTACCTGACCATTAATATCCTCATCGTAGTCTGTATTGTACGCTGGCTGGTTTTCGTAAGGGGGGGGCTTCGGAGTGGCGGGGAGCTCTAAGGGACGGTAGGTTGGGTGGGCCTGCTGCTGGCGAACTGCCGACTGATACTGCGGCGTAGGTggtttctgctgctcctgtgaCTGTTGCTGATGGTACTCTAGATCCCTATATAAATCGATATCGTCGTCGTAAACCGAATAATAGGATGTGTCATATGAATGTGTTGGGGCTTgtgcctgctgctgatgttgttctTGTGGTGGCGCTTGTTGGAATGGTGTTGGTTGtaactgttgttgttggtgttgctgctgtggttgGTAGCTGCCCCCATGATTAAATGTAGATGCATTGTAGTAGTTACGATTGGGCTCTGACTGTTGCGGCGGGGCTGCTGGCGTGGGCTGTACAAATATATTAGCGGGTTGCGGTGTCCCTAGCGATGACGGTGAAGGCGACTCAACTCTGTtcaagttgttgtttttgttgttgatggATTGTGAGAGTAGAGTTGTCGAATAAATAGcgaaaattatatacattgGCAAAAATTCACAAAACGTTATAGGGTACATTAATGAGAGACAGGTGGTTTTTGTAAATAGGACAGATATATGTTAAATAAGATTTTaagaaaaattatacaaaacaaTAAGTAAAAAATATGGAAGATGAAATGAATAATTGAAAGCGATTAGCACAAGAAATTAGCTGGGGTTAGCGTTAAAATTATGGTTACAGTTAAAGGAGCCCAGTCCAGAACATTTGTTTAGTCAACTGTACAGCTTGATATTTTCGTTACGTGAATTGCTTAGTAGTGGGTCTTATCGTATACGTATAAACGGTTTTGCCGATGAGTTGGCGGAGCGGTGTAGAATATATGGTATATTTACATAGAACACTTGTTTTCTGTATTCACTAAATTCTTGTGTATCTGTGTAGCGGCACTATTTAATTCAACAATCAGAGATTTGTCTCGGCTCATATAGCTACCTGTGTCTTTCTGGGCTTGAGCCGGCATGTATTGAGTTTAGTGGAAGGCCGCCCGGGTTGCTCTGCTTGCTTGAGTTTAAGACAACGGCACTGTTTTCGGtatgattatttatttccttttgttCTTGGACTGGTGACGTCGTCTTCCATTTTTGTTGTCCTCTTATGCCTGGTCGGATAGTTGTATAACGCACGCGAGTTGGCTGCTGTTCTGTACTGGAGGAGATAGGCCTTGGATGGGAGGTTGGGCGCACACTGCGTGGAGTTGTGAATACTTTGGTACTGGATTGTGGGGCGTTTGGTTCCGGGAGCTTGGGCAGCCGCTGCTTTAGTTCTTGGAAGATGTCACTAGGAAAGCTAATGAATGAGGGCACGTCGGCCTCAGCACCGGCTTGATTCACCTGGGTGAAGGTGGGAAACGGACGTcgagttgttgttgcctccaGAAAACCCGTCTGGAAACTGGCTGGACCTTTTCCTGGCGATTCAGTATTGGGCCTTGCTGTAGCTAAATGTCGGCGGGGAGGGGCCATGGTCTCGGACACTGGCATATAAGGGGGCATTTGAGACGGAGGCAATATGTCTTCATCCTCTTCGTAATCCTCGTCATAATAATCGACACTCTTGATGGTCGTGGTGGTTGGCATTCGTATTAAAGTGGTTGATGTGTTGTAGACAGTGCTTTGGCTAGAGTTCCGCGAGTTGAGTTGATTCTGTATGCCCTTAATAAAATGTTCGTAGCCTTTCAGTATCCTTATGGGAGTCGGAGTGCTCTGCGTGGGAAGTGTCGGATCGGGTTTTATGCGTTTTTTGTACGCTGGTGTGTTCGGCTTGATGTCTACCTGGGTGGTCGTAGTTGTGCTGTTCAAGGTGCTGGTACTCCCAGTTACGGGGCGACGATTAACCAGCGGATTGggtaaatttatatttccgTTATTGTCAGTACTAAgctctttgaaatattttatcaacGGATTAACAGCCGGGTTGACACTGGACAAATCGCTTTCCTTAAGATTGGCCATGAACTCGTTGATGTTAAACTGAAAGTTTGTCAGTTTTGACTTAGGCGTTGTAGTAGGCACATCGGAAAGCACTGTTGCTGATGTGCTGACAGATTTAGTGAACGTTTGGTAGGATTCTGGAatggtgctgttgctggcgtAGCTAATGCCTTCGGGAAGAAGAGCAAATGGGGCTTGCTGCAGACCATTAGGTATTTTGTAGGTTAAATTTGGGGCAGATACCACGTTAATACTCTGAGTCACCTGAAGCGGCGTGACTGGGGGCCGAACTTTAACTGCAGAATGACCGATCTGGTTTGGAGGAGCTGTGCTAAAGACACCCTTCATTTTCTGATTAGCAACAATGTTGTACTGAAAGTAGTTGCTCTCCGTCGTGCTGTCATGTCCGTTAGAGGCGATACTATACTGGGATACCAACTTCCCGGGATAGTTGGGATTAAAGGAGGCTTTACCCGGTTTTTGGTTGTTGTAGAATCCGCCCATTGTGCTGTATTGACCATTTGGTGTAACCTGTTGTGAGAGCTTGGACGCGTCTACTGGGGAGTAGTAAGTGGTGCTAATTGTGGGTACGGGTGTGACTGCTTGAGTGGGTACCGGACTCATTGGTTGATTGTCCAGACGGAAGTACGCAAAGTTATCACTCTGAAGGTGCTTGCGCTGTTCTTTTAGCTCCTTCAACTGTTGTATCAGATAAGGGAGCAGGTCGCCAGCGTTAGAATGGTGCTGTTTGCTGTTGGGCGAACGAGGACTAGTTTGAGCTGCACCGGCAGCTTCGTAGTAGCTACCAGCTATGGGACGAAAGTCATCCTCCAGCGGCGGTGGGGGCAACGAAAGATTGTATCCGGTATAAGGCAATTTGTGCTTTTTCTGAGAGAGTGGCCCAGCAGAAGCCAattgatgttgctgatgcaCGTATGAGTGGTATCCGGGTAGATGATTGTAGTTAGGGTTGCCGTACGGCTGTTGATTGTGGACAGGATTGGTATTGGGAGGTGTGAGGTATGGATTATAACTTCCAAAGCTGTATCCCGTTTGCTGAGAAACCTGTGGGAGGGGGGGTGAGTCAATGGCGCGGTAGTTTTGTACCGGCCACTTCAGTGATGTATGTGAAATAGGTCGCAGCTGGCGTGGTCGTCTCTTCGACTCACCCGTGGCCACATCATCCTCGTCTTCATATCCATCCATTAACTGGCTGTCTTCGCCAGGAATTTCTTTGAAGTCGAATTCCATTGCGTTCTCGCTTTTTAGCTGACGTATTTTTGAAGAGTATTTACGCATCCTACCATTTGCCGGCGCACCATCGTTTAAGCGTTCTTGTGAAGTTTTTGAAGTATCAGTAGAATCAGAAAGCTCTGTAGGGCTAGCATGCTCCAACACTTCCCTTGAACAATTTGTGTCGTTGTGATACTTTTCTTCTGTAACTTTTGTCGGCTGGGCACTAAGGTCGCGGCGTTTGCGTCGCCTACTTTCATCAAGTCGGTTGTAGGACAGTTCGAGCGTCTGGTCGTCCTGCAGGCTTTTGCTGTTCGTGTACAGTGTTTTTTCCAAAAGCGTAATGGTTGTCCGGAGTTTAAGTCGGAGTGTAGATGTGTCGGTGTCGGTTGGTGCAAAAAGATAGCGCAGTATGCGTTATATGAGAGAAAAGAGCATGTAACATAATGAATTGCTTAGAATTTGGCTAGCATCAATAAAGTAGTGTCTTCGATTAGAAAGCAACGATAGTGAGATCTGAGCTACTTGTGGCAGGAATAACAGCTTACCTATAGGCGGTCCCAAAAGCGTAAGATCCGATTTTTCCAGTTTGAGGAATAGAATTGATACTAGCTTGGTGAATAATACCATCGCGATCGCGTTGAACTTGACTAACGGTACTGGGTTGGCCTCGATACACTCTCTGCTGACGGTCGGACTCCTCTTCTTCCACAGGCGGCAACGATTCCTGCGCATCGGCATACAGCTAAATtacaacaaatatataaattttttttcgtttttaaaagttaatttgtttgaaaagtttaaaattataaatcacTAAATAGAAAGTTTATGTACCTACCAGAAATTTTGTGAAGTGGACTActatgtactatatatacacgaaaaaacgaaaatctGCTGTTCGATCTTAAggagtaaaacaaaaatcgaagGGTAGCGTAAAAACTAACGAGAATGCATAGTAAGACTTAATGGTTCACGAGAAAAAGCGGCGAAAgagtaatattttaaatattgaaattgtgGTTATGAGTCTGTAAAAAGTACCCATTGATTGACACCAAATTATATGATTGAAAAGATATTGTTCTAATTGGGaatggattttttttaaaccttCCCTCGTATGTTTGTAtgtttctttaatttaatcacTGCAAGGGCATGTAAACCTCGACTTGGTTAgttttatataggcaattgAAAGAATGATCCCCCAAAATAATTCCTAATTTTGTCTTCGAATTCATGTGAGTTACCTTTGCAATGTCCTCCTGGGAGTCGATCAGCGGCTTTGGTTGACCACGCGACGTGATTACCGGGTTTGGTGACACTCGCAGTTCCGGTGGGGGAGGCGGTATATTCTGCACCTGTGCCTGTATTACCTGGGGTGGAGAACGATGGTACTGTGGCGGCACCGTGGCCGTCTTCTGTGTGCCACCCTGACTGCTGAAAGCGGCTCCAAAGCGTATTCGGCTTGGTACGTGCTGTGCATGGGGTTCTCTTTGCCTCTGGACCTGACTTTGTGCAATGTTGCGCTCGGAGGATGTGTCCGCCAACTCGCAGCCGACGTTTCGCGGCCAGTCGCAGGTCTGTAGGTCGTGCGAGTACATCAACCCGCCAGTGCAACTTTCAAGCAGCGCTCCTCCAAAGACGCACACGTAGTATTGGGTGCAATCTGATGGGTGCGGATAGTATCCGAACTCCTCAGGGCAGTCGAAGCTGGGGCCATTGGAGTTGTCGGTCTTGACGTTGGTCCCGAAGCTGCGGGAGCTGGTTACGCGTGAggttcttttgttttgtgcctcTATGGGTTCTAGAAAAAAAGATTGTATTGAAAGAAGTTTTTACGACAGTACcaattctatttattaaggtttcaaaaggaatcgttcagtaattcctctgaacttaacctaatgtgtgataaagataaatgagaccaagtggtatcttaattataaagtacaaaagaaagaaaaatctagtctatttatcaattacttaaaatgtaatatgttatgttatcctccgggtaaggagatcgctggggtgtaccctcttcagtcttcggagggagatgggatcagctaggatggttgctagtcggttcgggtgggccataagcctgtcggcataacggctgctgtggaaattaatctgatccccaagaagggtaactttcagatctctttcgatgaccatgttcgtcacgtaccaggggagcc encodes:
- the LOC6730395 gene encoding mucin-5AC isoform X3, producing MKYSTSRLNILCLLGLCLLLFKTEPIEAQNKRTSRVTSSRSFGTNVKTDNSNGPSFDCPEEFGYYPHPSDCTQYYVCVFGGALLESCTGGLMYSHDLQTCDWPRNVGCELADTSSERNIAQSQVQRQREPHAQHVPSRIRFGAAFSSQGGTQKTATVPPQYHRSPPQVIQAQVQNIPPPPPELRVSPNPVITSRGQPKPLIDSQEDIAKLYADAQESLPPVEEEESDRQQRVYRGQPSTVSQVQRDRDGIIHQASINSIPQTGKIGSYAFGTAYSKSLQDDQTLELSYNRLDESRRRKRRDLSAQPTKVTEEKYHNDTNCSREVLEHASPTELSDSTDTSKTSQERLNDGAPANGRMRKYSSKIRQLKSENAMEFDFKEIPGEDSQLMDGYEDEDDVATGESKRRPRQLRPISHTSLKWPVQNYRAIDSPPLPQVSQQTGYSFGSYNPYLTPPNTNPVHNQQPYGNPNYNHLPGYHSYVHQQHQLASAGPLSQKKHKLPYTGYNLSLPPPPLEDDFRPIAGSYYEAAGAAQTSPRSPNSKQHHSNAGDLLPYLIQQLKELKEQRKHLQSDNFAYFRLDNQPMSPVPTQAVTPVPTISTTYYSPVDASKLSQQVTPNGQYSTMGGFYNNQKPGKASFNPNYPGKLVSQYSIASNGHDSTTESNYFQYNIVANQKMKGVFSTAPPNQIGHSAVKVRPPVTPLQVTQSINVVSAPNLTYKIPNGLQQAPFALLPEGISYASNSTIPESYQTFTKSVSTSATVLSDVPTTTPKSKLTNFQFNINEFMANLKESDLSSVNPAVNPLIKYFKELSTDNNGNINLPNPLVNRRPVTGSTSTLNSTTTTTQVDIKPNTPAYKKRIKPDPTLPTQSTPTPIRILKGYEHFIKGIQNQLNSRNSSQSTVYNTSTTLIRMPTTTTIKSVDYYDEDYEEDEDILPPSQMPPYMPVSETMAPPRRHLATARPNTESPGKGPASFQTGFLEATTTRRPFPTFTQVNQAGAEADVPSFISFPSDIFQELKQRLPKLPEPNAPQSSTKVFTTPRSVRPTSHPRPISSSTEQQPTRVRYTTIRPGIRGQQKWKTTSPVQEQKEINNHTENSAVVLNSSKQSNPGGLPLNSIHAGSSPERHRDLEYHQQQSQEQQKPPTPQYQSAVRQQQAHPTYRPLELPATPKPPPYENQPAYNTDYDEDINGQIEQDNTYDQPTRSPQRAEHVAIQKLDTRASHSSTVTLTTTASPPEVLTYYETLTTPYAPKRGSSDYAYGSAEDNDQRDRLLTEVKSRPHTGSEDFDLIANVVGHTDKNTATPPTRSQKTKSTPPHNGSQKPGRSSNTTTHAVTFTQSSTITTTSTFPPTTTKKLTSSKAHANKPYKQHIPDKSKTTTKASSTSHTTATSSTPFPNHLTYNSNPFLQSKLQQVAKSLARVVQSSQPRINFTGYPQAQNLSNSPQQSTSSESVPDQDSARITSLTPPPTTTQRPLVKDNSGNSSPDNVESAFEKSHTINQTVDPPKSRSFETTTSSKFLDFINAAAYGTSPSGIRLNEVPDNLVNRDIPFRENDNSFDSSSRNTEPQPKRFQKYVDSDVPPQSFKVPTKGEMRAPTEEMESTSTTRPSKPLQYSLQSGSKGFSLHMEPMITKTKSFSTSTTTTSPTTLADLFQKFVDIKPTTYAPPLLIWRSGRPIIQQALHRPTVATFSTSTSVTTTTSPPTTSKNVAESSSTTRDITTSKSAAQPSLEQDFLPRAGYLPRSNYFRESPNRVTANPAMHFVSPYKSLENLLHEDRQHHHHQLRTTTRPRYTNAPAFSEFLQTTAKSRKNLFMMASVRNSSKDVLATMETGNARNFSVSDAILSTFSPQRPAPSMLRTTTTTTTTTTMKPPPIEITSTEDSTTVSAIIASSAIHISQSPKPARGRSRYTAATLNSLGDSGDEPTTYAPKLRLLGGYDPIPLPKTKPQRVQVIGNQRSLLGGPTSKPHEKYRALEDTFQAKDLSIGSKNVISKSLKHKPIENEASVSDEPRAEALISKPLEDRQLNGINEKETAIDYSSTEHVVAITERPTVKFLYSNKYRQQTAEHTLADSLQNSGYITSPNGSSQKFRSPNVLEQLRQFLSGSDSNSNSDESGNSQFVNEYSLPELRSAIGEIKKLYLPTDRPVTTTLKSSTTTLHPNTTPIATLFPIRTKGLSVLPSFNIVTTNSTLTERTTSSTPDFSTPRTLKTPPVSLTTVPTIPTGTATPSSFAPHTARASRVNNDIKSSIAAAALGPSTSTYQPSVSAGKTQKFQIGFATNNKNHQLQKTSINHNGPAASASVKCSDSTLNAKCNEISSRNNNRNRGSAMYSNQDRDLISTPNRGTHPPRTRPTLKPSGIIVSKAQEFVDIYRYPPSRPDPIYPQPTPDKTAAKCRKDVCLLPDCYCGGKDIPGELPAESIPQIVLLTFDDSVNDLNKQLYTDLFEKGRVNPNGCPITATFYVSHEWTDYSQVQNLYADGHEMASHTVSHSFGEQFSQKKWTREIAGQREILAAYGGVKMSDVRGMRAPFLSVGGNKMYKMLYDSNFTYDSSMPVYENRPPSWPYTLDYKIFHDCMIPPCPTRSYPGVWQVPMVMWQDLNGGRCSMGDACSNPSDADGVTKMIMKNFERHYTTNRAPFGLFYHAAWFTQPHHKEGFIKFLDAINAMQDVWIITNWQALQWVRDPTPISRINSFQPFQCDYSDRPKRCNNPKVCNLWHKSGVRYMKTCQPCPDIYPWTGKSGIRSSRIDNEVEEPAA